The genome window tGGCTCGGTGACCCCGATGGTTGCATAGGTCACTATGttgatcgtgtctttaacttggttccacgattattCCACATTCCAATGCCAATTACAAATTTAATGCCGTAATCTTGATATCCAACTATTTGTAATATTTCAAGCAATTTTATCAGACTCCCAAATTTGCATATTATCTaatcctttgtttttttttttaatttcagatgCCCAAGAAATTTCACTGTAATAAATCGAACCTATGATCAGGATTCCGATGCAGATTTATGGcgtgaaaacaacattttatttggCAAACAAACCTCGAGATACCTCTGTCTTTCAAAAATTGAAGGTCTTCCTGATTACGTAGTAGAAACGTTGAAGTAAATAGTCAACAGAAATGCTCAGACAGAATTTAGTTTAAAATTAAATCATTTCATATTTCCAGAATAATATCCGAGAAAGAGCATGCACCAAAAGAGTTTTCCCTTTTATCAAGAACAGCCGACACAGAACAGAAGGCCTGGCGCAAAAGGCAAATTGCCTATAAACTTTCAAAACGGGGATCAGTTTCACATGCAATTACGGATATCATTGTCTGCTCAAAATTAAAAGTGGCACCTGAGGGGTTTATTATGGCGGGGTGAGTTATTTTTGTTAAACGTTGAAATATAAATGTTCACTAATTGAATTACTCTTCGTCAGGGATATCAACGGTATATTGATATGCTATAAGACAGCTCCATTACCAACACGCGTGCCACCTCCAATACCCACTGCCAAATTGAACTTAAATGACTTGCAGACAGCCATAGACAAGATCAGCTTCCACAAGAAACCCGATTTCAAGGTAAAACTGAATAGAAATAAGCTTAGTCAACAATTTCTGATTACTTCCTCTATTGTTATGGGTAatgaaataatattattaaagGACTCCGCGATAACGGATCATGAATATGAGGAGATATCAGCATATCAGCACGCAGCATCTCCAAAGCGGCACACACATATACCTCCGGCCTCCTTAGCTGGTACTTTAGGAGCTTATTCGGAAATAGAAGGTGTTCCGTTCATGCTAAATCCCAACTTGAGCCAAAATTTCACAGTAAGTTTTAAACCCTAGGGTTTGTCCGTATCCAAGTTTCTATTGTTTCCGTTTCACCAACAGATGCCAACTCTACCAACTATTCCATCCACGTCCGATCTCAACTACGACTTTCAACTAGAACGACAAATCCTATGCACAACAAAATCTGATAATTCCAATCTGAAAAATCCTTTCTTTCGATAAGACTTTGCTGAGATTTTGAGTGGCAATCAAACAGTTAGAATTGCCCTTGATAtgtatattataataattatgtATAAAACAATCATTTCGTTAGCCTTTTTAAGTTTTCTTAGTAGGGAGGTCAATTGGGCTACGTTTAAGCCAATTTACTATAGACTGCCATATGAGGGGTTCTTGGGAGGAACAAATATATAGAGAAGTTTGTTAATGAATAGTTTTTATGTAAACGATACCATTAAAGTATTTTACGACGCCATTTATATGAATTGATTGTTCtaattattataaaatgtagATTTCGAAGTGAGAATTATATAAACCCAATACATATACGAGTAAAACTATCATAATGGAATAACCTGAGTGACATAGACACATATTTTCTAAGTTAGTCACTTgacttttctttgattttcgtgAAATGTCTCCCGTGCAGCGTATAGAATTGAAACGGTTTATTTTTTAGTATGACGGACAAACGTTTGCCTTACAATGTGAATACAAACGAAAGGTTTATAGAAGCGAATTTAGAGAGAAATGATGTAACGTGTGCACTTGTAACTCGAaagcaaacatttttaaaatgaagCTAAATATATTGAACAATTAATATTGACTTTTATCGAAAGGTATTGGACTTTTGTTTTATTGATAGTGAATGAAGTTCAAGGATCGTACGAGATAGTAGCAGTCTTATATCCTTACCCTCTG of Hermetia illucens chromosome 4, iHerIll2.2.curated.20191125, whole genome shotgun sequence contains these proteins:
- the LOC119655454 gene encoding uncharacterized protein LOC119655454 isoform X1, whose protein sequence is MQKSGLKRAPAPPATGPCRGPGMLPSPQAHQQKNVINSIMSILPDNRPITSLQIVEDSDKCPRNFTVINRTYDQDSDADLWRENNILFGKQTSRYLCLSKIEGLPDYVVETLKIISEKEHAPKEFSLLSRTADTEQKAWRKRQIAYKLSKRGSVSHAITDIIVCSKLKVAPEGFIMAGDINGILICYKTAPLPTRVPPPIPTAKLNLNDLQTAIDKISFHKKPDFKDSAITDHEYEEISAYQHAASPKRHTHIPPASLAGTLGAYSEIEGVPFMLNPNLSQNFTMPTLPTIPSTSDLNYDFQLERQILCTTKSDNSNLKNPFFR
- the LOC119655454 gene encoding uncharacterized protein LOC119655454 isoform X2 gives rise to the protein MNQISVPVNKRGGRWERSKFEPRRSTKENRRCPRNFTVINRTYDQDSDADLWRENNILFGKQTSRYLCLSKIEGLPDYVVETLKIISEKEHAPKEFSLLSRTADTEQKAWRKRQIAYKLSKRGSVSHAITDIIVCSKLKVAPEGFIMAGDINGILICYKTAPLPTRVPPPIPTAKLNLNDLQTAIDKISFHKKPDFKDSAITDHEYEEISAYQHAASPKRHTHIPPASLAGTLGAYSEIEGVPFMLNPNLSQNFTMPTLPTIPSTSDLNYDFQLERQILCTTKSDNSNLKNPFFR